One Polaribacter sp. SA4-12 genomic window carries:
- the ftsY gene encoding signal recognition particle-docking protein FtsY: MSFLKKIFSKEKKETLDKGLEKSKESFFGKLTKAVAGKSKVDEDVLDNLEEILVASDVGVDTTLKIINRIEARVAKDKYVGTDELNKILREEIAGLLSETNLGNETEFTVPNISVDKEGNKMPYVIMVVGVNGVGKTTTIGKLASQFKKQGLKVVLGAADTFRAAAIDQLQVWADRTDVPIVKQEMGSDPASVAFDTLTSAVKQNADVVIIDTAGRLHNKVNLMNELTKIKRVMQKVVDNSPHDVLLVLDGSTGQNAFEQAKQFTLATEVTSLAVTKLDGTAKGGVVIGISDQFKIPVKYIGVGEGIDDLQVFNKHEFVDSFFK, translated from the coding sequence ATGAGTTTTTTAAAAAAAATATTTTCAAAAGAGAAAAAGGAAACCTTAGACAAAGGACTAGAAAAGTCTAAAGAAAGTTTCTTTGGTAAATTAACAAAAGCAGTTGCAGGTAAATCTAAAGTAGATGAAGATGTTTTAGATAATCTAGAAGAAATTTTAGTAGCTTCTGATGTTGGTGTAGATACAACTCTTAAAATTATTAATAGAATAGAAGCAAGAGTTGCTAAAGATAAATACGTTGGTACAGATGAACTGAATAAAATTCTTCGTGAAGAAATTGCAGGTTTATTGTCTGAAACCAATCTTGGTAATGAAACCGAATTTACGGTTCCAAATATTTCTGTAGATAAAGAGGGCAATAAAATGCCTTATGTAATAATGGTTGTTGGTGTAAATGGTGTTGGTAAAACAACGACTATTGGTAAATTAGCAAGCCAGTTTAAAAAACAAGGTTTAAAAGTAGTTTTAGGAGCAGCAGATACTTTTAGAGCAGCAGCAATAGATCAATTACAAGTTTGGGCAGATAGAACAGATGTACCAATTGTAAAGCAAGAAATGGGTTCTGATCCTGCTTCTGTAGCTTTTGATACGTTAACTTCTGCAGTTAAACAAAATGCAGATGTTGTTATTATAGATACAGCAGGTCGTTTACATAATAAGGTTAATTTAATGAATGAGTTGACAAAAATTAAACGTGTAATGCAGAAAGTAGTAGACAACTCTCCACACGATGTTTTATTAGTGTTAGATGGTTCTACAGGACAAAACGCATTTGAACAAGCAAAACAGTTTACATTAGCAACAGAAGTAACTTCTTTAGCAGTTACCAAATTAGATGGTACCGCAAAAGGTGGTGTTGTAATTGGTATTTCAGATCAGTTTAAAATACCCGTAAAATATATTGGTGTAGGAGAAGGAATAGACGATTTACAAGTGTTTAACAAACATGAGTTTGTAGATTCTTTTTTTAAGTAG
- a CDS encoding SIR2 family protein, protein MLIDDLLKKIDINDGHRGHYTFETFILNLLKVHLEKTNKPFISQPRRIGFDAYAPLGIEEIIDATQIEIKFNLERISPLRLIDHIIRVQSKIQEKEPFSNLLFITSSPISAKFRDFLTRRFKEHKLSFKIFFWGPEEINKIVAKNRKEANKIANNLFSLRIESAVVQSSKDWKKERQEKIELLNRLYKKGQFSFFLGAGVSSSAGMPDWNTLLNSLFVTYLTNEFDNESKIMDSDINQIVNRLNEIDEPSALMAARYLRKGLDNRNTESEEFTKTITKNLYKLRDENKRLDSELIKSIVEMCMPLRTGAKIKSVVTYNFDDLIERQLESQSIQHHSIYTDNDFIDPDELPVFHVHGFLPKKTETYESLDKSTLVFSEEGYHLIYSDSYHWSNLVQLSNLRDNNCLMVGLSMTDPNLRRLLDIASRNSDKTRHFAFMKRLTVDSFTHIKEKQVIDNIDGAKKFLDRHHNLNEEIMRELGVSIIWYTDYDEIPKMLREIKK, encoded by the coding sequence ATGCTAATAGATGACCTTTTAAAAAAAATTGACATTAATGATGGACACAGAGGACATTACACATTTGAAACATTCATACTTAATCTTCTAAAAGTACATCTTGAAAAAACAAACAAACCTTTTATATCTCAACCGAGAAGAATTGGATTTGATGCATACGCACCACTAGGAATCGAAGAAATAATAGATGCAACACAAATTGAAATAAAATTTAATTTAGAAAGAATTTCACCACTTCGATTAATTGACCATATAATTCGTGTTCAATCGAAAATACAGGAAAAAGAACCTTTCTCTAATTTATTATTTATAACATCTAGCCCAATATCAGCGAAATTCAGGGATTTTCTTACTCGTCGTTTTAAGGAACACAAGCTATCATTCAAAATATTTTTTTGGGGTCCAGAAGAAATTAATAAAATTGTCGCTAAAAACAGAAAAGAAGCTAATAAAATTGCGAATAACCTTTTTTCATTAAGAATCGAATCTGCTGTAGTTCAAAGTTCTAAAGACTGGAAGAAAGAACGTCAAGAAAAAATTGAATTATTAAATAGATTATATAAAAAGGGACAATTCTCTTTCTTTTTAGGAGCAGGCGTTTCAAGTAGCGCAGGAATGCCAGATTGGAATACATTACTAAACTCTCTCTTTGTAACTTACTTGACGAATGAATTCGATAACGAATCAAAAATTATGGATTCTGACATTAATCAAATTGTGAATAGACTAAATGAAATTGATGAGCCTTCAGCTTTAATGGCTGCAAGATATTTAAGAAAAGGCTTAGATAATAGAAACACAGAATCTGAGGAGTTTACAAAAACAATAACGAAAAATCTTTACAAACTGCGAGATGAAAATAAAAGACTTGACTCAGAGTTAATAAAGTCAATTGTGGAAATGTGTATGCCACTAAGAACAGGTGCAAAAATTAAATCAGTAGTAACTTATAATTTTGACGACCTTATAGAAAGACAGTTAGAATCTCAATCCATTCAACATCACAGTATATATACTGACAATGATTTCATTGACCCTGATGAATTACCTGTTTTTCACGTTCACGGATTTTTACCTAAAAAAACAGAAACTTATGAATCATTAGACAAAAGCACTTTAGTTTTTTCAGAGGAAGGATATCACTTAATTTATTCAGATTCCTATCATTGGTCTAATTTAGTTCAACTATCAAATTTGAGAGATAATAATTGTCTAATGGTTGGCTTATCAATGACAGATCCTAATTTGAGAAGACTACTAGACATTGCATCGAGAAATAGTGACAAAACACGTCACTTTGCATTTATGAAACGTCTTACTGTTGATAGTTTTACTCATATCAAAGAAAAGCAAGTAATTGACAATATTGATGGAGCTAAAAAATTCTTAGATAGACACCATAACCTAAATGAGGAAATTATGAGAGAATTAGGTGTTTCTATAATTTGGTATACCGATTACGATGAAATACCTAAAATGTTGAGAGAAATTAAAAAATAA
- a CDS encoding serine hydrolase domain-containing protein, protein MNSTKVYSLLLLFLFTFSFCSKKDVDSDMLDENLTEETYFPPLNSSEWETKSIAALNWNENQLQPLLDFLEEKNTKSFMILYNGKIVVEEYFNNHTATASWYWASAGKTLTATVSGIAQDENLLNINDKVSDYLGTGWTSTSLEKENQITCKNLLSMTSGLDDSLGDDVSPENLKYVADAENRWAYHNVYVKMQDVVANASKTTFTNYFNTKLKDKIGMSGLWTNVNDLSVYWSNTRSMARFGLLISADGKWEDTQIVSESFLNEATNTSQTINKAYGYLWWLNGKESYHLPATQAQFNGKLIPNAPNDLFAALGKNDQKIYVVPSKKLVIIRMGASAENSNFALSNFDDDLWAKINAVID, encoded by the coding sequence ATGAATTCAACCAAAGTCTATTCGTTATTACTTTTATTTTTATTCACGTTTTCTTTTTGCTCAAAAAAAGATGTTGATTCAGATATGCTTGATGAAAACCTAACAGAGGAGACTTATTTTCCGCCATTAAATTCTTCGGAATGGGAAACAAAATCAATAGCAGCTTTAAATTGGAATGAAAATCAATTGCAACCTTTACTCGATTTTCTAGAAGAAAAAAACACCAAAAGTTTTATGATTCTTTACAACGGTAAAATTGTGGTTGAAGAATATTTTAACAATCATACCGCTACCGCTTCTTGGTATTGGGCAAGTGCAGGTAAAACATTAACAGCAACCGTTTCTGGCATTGCACAAGATGAAAACTTATTGAATATAAATGATAAAGTTTCTGATTATTTAGGAACTGGTTGGACAAGCACTTCTCTTGAAAAAGAAAACCAAATTACCTGTAAAAACCTATTATCGATGACTTCTGGTTTAGATGATAGTTTGGGTGATGACGTTTCTCCTGAAAACTTAAAATACGTTGCAGACGCAGAAAATCGTTGGGCATATCATAATGTATATGTAAAAATGCAAGATGTTGTTGCAAACGCAAGCAAAACCACTTTTACAAATTATTTTAACACCAAGTTAAAAGACAAAATAGGAATGTCTGGTCTTTGGACAAATGTTAACGATTTAAGTGTTTATTGGAGCAACACAAGAAGTATGGCACGTTTTGGTTTGTTAATTTCTGCGGATGGAAAATGGGAAGACACACAAATTGTTTCTGAATCTTTTTTAAACGAAGCAACAAATACCTCTCAAACTATTAATAAAGCGTATGGTTATTTGTGGTGGTTAAACGGAAAAGAGAGCTATCATTTACCTGCAACACAAGCTCAATTTAATGGTAAATTAATACCAAATGCACCTAATGATCTTTTTGCTGCTTTGGGTAAAAACGACCAAAAAATATATGTTGTTCCTTCTAAAAAATTAGTAATTATTAGAATGGGAGCATCTGCTGAAAATTCCAATTTTGCATTGTCTAATTTTGATGATGATTTATGGGCGAAAATAAATGCGGTAATTGATTAG
- a CDS encoding competence/damage-inducible protein A, translated as MQAEIITIGDEILIGQIVDTNSQFIGQQLNKIGVSVYQVTSIQDEEQHILNAFKEAQERVDIVIITGGLGPTKDDITKKTIAKFFNDVEVIEYPEVVDHIKGLFKKINHPFKEIQRTQAQLPSKATYLQNDFGTAPGMWFYENETVFVSLPGVPYEMKGLITSQVLPRIQKQFKLPFIIHKTIMTYGAGESMIAERIEDFENNLPSYIKLAYLPSFGKVRLRLSAKGENKEILEKALDERVDAVYKIIPEIITGLDDDSSLEKRVGELLKKSNTTISTAESLTGGQIAATLVSVAGSSAYYKGSIVAYSAETKMNQLNVSPETIKKHTVVSKEVALEMARGVKEKLQTDYAIAVTGNAGPTTDDTDKSVGVVFIAFVSDTKEVVQEFNFGQPREKVINRTVSKSLEILQKEIL; from the coding sequence ATGCAAGCAGAAATAATCACTATTGGAGATGAGATTTTAATTGGTCAAATTGTAGATACAAATTCTCAATTTATTGGTCAGCAATTGAATAAAATCGGAGTTTCAGTATATCAAGTAACTTCTATACAAGATGAAGAACAACACATTCTAAATGCTTTTAAAGAAGCGCAAGAAAGAGTGGATATTGTTATTATTACTGGAGGTTTAGGCCCTACAAAAGATGATATCACCAAAAAAACAATTGCAAAGTTTTTTAATGATGTTGAGGTTATAGAATATCCAGAAGTTGTAGATCATATAAAAGGACTCTTTAAAAAGATAAACCATCCTTTTAAAGAAATTCAAAGAACACAAGCGCAACTACCATCTAAAGCAACTTATTTACAAAACGATTTTGGTACAGCACCAGGAATGTGGTTTTATGAAAACGAGACTGTCTTTGTGTCACTACCAGGAGTTCCTTATGAAATGAAAGGTTTAATTACTAGTCAAGTTTTACCAAGAATTCAGAAGCAATTTAAATTACCTTTTATCATCCATAAAACAATTATGACTTATGGAGCAGGCGAAAGTATGATTGCAGAAAGAATTGAAGATTTTGAAAACAATTTACCATCCTATATAAAGTTAGCTTATTTGCCATCATTTGGTAAAGTTAGACTGCGTTTATCCGCCAAAGGCGAAAACAAAGAAATTCTAGAAAAGGCGTTAGATGAAAGAGTGGATGCTGTTTATAAAATAATACCAGAAATAATTACAGGTTTAGACGATGATAGTTCTTTAGAGAAAAGAGTCGGTGAGTTGTTAAAGAAAAGTAATACGACCATTTCTACGGCAGAAAGTTTAACAGGCGGACAGATTGCAGCTACTTTAGTTTCAGTAGCAGGTTCATCTGCTTATTATAAAGGGAGTATTGTAGCTTATTCTGCAGAAACAAAGATGAATCAATTAAATGTTTCACCAGAAACGATTAAAAAACATACCGTTGTTAGTAAAGAAGTAGCGTTAGAAATGGCAAGAGGAGTTAAAGAAAAGCTACAAACAGATTATGCAATTGCTGTAACTGGTAATGCAGGACCAACAACAGATGATACAGATAAAAGTGTAGGCGTTGTTTTTATTGCTTTTGTGTCTGATACTAAAGAGGTAGTACAAGAATTTAATTTTGGTCAACCAAGAGAAAAGGTTATCAATAGAACCGTAAGCAAATCACTAGAAATTCTACAAAAAGAAATTCTTTAA
- the purU gene encoding formyltetrahydrofolate deformylase, with protein sequence MKSQVVTFLIKCPDQKGLVAKITSFFYEKGFNILSCQQYVNSIEDTYFMRVRLNAEGTNISKEDLENNFLELATPLKFDWSVNYGDKKQNVAIMVSHTSHNLYDLLERSKEGRLNCNVTMIISNHNKLRHIADMFNVPFYHLPVTKDTKEDQEAQVIQLLDTNEVDLVIMARYMQILSADFINHYPEKIINIHHSFLPAFQGANPYKKAYERGVKLIGATAHYATVDLDEGPIIEQDVKPVTHESTPTTLKRIGADIEKLVLAKAVKNHLNHQIIVSGNRAIVFPEAGE encoded by the coding sequence ATGAAATCACAAGTAGTTACTTTTTTAATAAAATGTCCAGATCAAAAAGGATTGGTAGCAAAAATTACCAGTTTCTTTTATGAAAAAGGATTCAATATTTTAAGTTGTCAGCAATACGTAAATTCTATTGAAGACACTTATTTTATGAGAGTTCGTTTAAATGCCGAAGGAACAAATATTTCTAAAGAAGATTTAGAAAATAACTTTTTAGAGTTGGCGACTCCTTTAAAATTCGATTGGTCTGTAAATTATGGAGATAAAAAACAAAATGTAGCTATTATGGTTTCTCATACAAGTCATAATTTATACGATTTGTTAGAGCGATCTAAAGAAGGACGTTTAAATTGTAATGTGACCATGATTATTAGTAATCATAATAAATTAAGACACATTGCAGATATGTTTAATGTGCCTTTTTATCATTTGCCAGTTACAAAAGACACAAAAGAAGATCAAGAAGCTCAGGTAATACAATTGCTAGACACAAATGAAGTTGATTTGGTAATTATGGCAAGGTATATGCAAATTTTATCTGCGGATTTTATCAACCATTATCCAGAGAAAATCATCAATATTCATCATTCTTTTTTACCCGCTTTTCAAGGAGCAAATCCTTATAAAAAAGCCTATGAAAGAGGAGTGAAGCTAATAGGAGCAACAGCACATTATGCAACAGTGGATTTAGATGAAGGTCCGATTATTGAGCAAGATGTAAAACCGGTAACACATGAAAGTACGCCAACAACTTTAAAGAGAATTGGTGCTGATATAGAAAAATTGGTATTGGCAAAAGCGGTTAAAAACCATTTAAACCATCAAATAATTGTTTCAGGAAATAGAGCAATTGTCTTCCCAGAAGCAGGTGAATAA
- a CDS encoding DNA-binding protein: MDLHEDFREEDDNLQDGEENSQEGEDNSQEPEMYLKEGDKVSLVIETETGLGYTVFINEEFDGLLFRSEVFQELEENMEVTGYIKQIREDGKIDVSLRPQGFRNVIDSDVDKVLSKLKDSREGFLLLTDKSSPDSIRFHMKMSKKAFKKAVGNLYKQKLITIESDRIVLVK, translated from the coding sequence ATGGATTTACACGAGGACTTTAGAGAAGAAGACGATAATTTACAAGATGGAGAAGAGAATTCTCAAGAAGGAGAAGACAACTCTCAAGAACCAGAAATGTACTTGAAAGAAGGTGATAAAGTTAGCTTAGTAATCGAAACTGAAACAGGTTTGGGGTACACTGTTTTTATCAATGAAGAATTTGATGGTTTACTTTTTAGAAGTGAAGTTTTTCAGGAATTAGAAGAGAATATGGAAGTTACTGGTTACATCAAACAGATTCGTGAAGACGGGAAAATTGATGTTTCTCTTCGTCCACAAGGTTTTAGAAATGTAATTGATTCTGATGTAGATAAAGTACTTTCTAAGTTAAAAGATAGTAGAGAAGGTTTTCTGTTACTTACTGATAAAAGTTCTCCAGATTCTATTCGTTTTCACATGAAAATGAGCAAGAAAGCATTTAAAAAAGCAGTTGGTAATTTATACAAGCAAAAACTAATAACTATTGAATCTGATAGAATAGTATTAGTTAAATAA
- a CDS encoding dienelactone hydrolase family protein: MKVTSYLLIIMSVFITSCSSINLKKSEEQLVRVPYTSSLDNAEREYFLYLPKGYEESDKDWPILMFLHGNGERGNGKSELDYVQIHGPLYEAWVQKRDLPFIIIAPQLHMFDMDKLGIDYITNRTTASIPRRLEVGVPTRPEPRFTSKKLHSLVNDSIPEVTINFINKYGWNNVQEDLINMIDNTLKDYKSDDKRVYLSGLSFGGFGTWQTASKYPDKFAAINPVVGYAFPDLIKPIAEAKLPIWNIAGGKDTAVPAEYFYTGVNKLKELGHHKVRLTVHEDTDHVETWRRVYGGQDIYDWLLSHSK, encoded by the coding sequence ATGAAAGTCACATCTTATTTACTCATCATTATGTCCGTTTTTATAACTTCTTGTTCTTCAATTAATCTAAAAAAATCTGAAGAACAATTAGTACGTGTTCCTTACACAAGTTCTTTAGACAATGCAGAACGTGAATACTTTTTATACTTACCAAAAGGATATGAAGAATCTGACAAAGATTGGCCAATTTTAATGTTTCTACACGGAAATGGTGAGCGTGGAAATGGTAAAAGTGAATTAGATTATGTACAAATACACGGACCTTTATATGAAGCTTGGGTACAAAAAAGAGATTTGCCTTTTATTATTATCGCTCCACAATTACATATGTTTGATATGGATAAATTAGGAATCGATTATATTACAAATAGAACTACAGCATCTATTCCGAGACGATTAGAAGTTGGTGTTCCTACAAGACCAGAACCTAGGTTTACATCTAAAAAACTACATAGCCTTGTAAATGACTCAATACCAGAAGTCACCATAAATTTCATTAATAAATATGGATGGAATAATGTACAAGAAGATTTAATAAACATGATAGACAATACACTAAAAGACTATAAATCTGATGATAAAAGAGTTTATTTATCTGGTTTAAGTTTTGGTGGATTTGGTACTTGGCAAACTGCGAGTAAATATCCTGATAAATTTGCTGCAATAAATCCTGTAGTAGGATATGCTTTTCCAGATTTGATAAAACCGATTGCAGAAGCGAAACTACCAATTTGGAATATTGCTGGCGGAAAAGACACAGCAGTACCAGCAGAATATTTTTACACTGGAGTAAATAAATTAAAAGAGTTGGGTCATCATAAAGTTAGACTAACTGTTCATGAAGATACAGATCATGTAGAAACTTGGAGAAGAGTTTATGGTGGACAAGATATTTATGATTGGTTATTAAGTCATTCTAAATAG
- the rpmG gene encoding 50S ribosomal protein L33, whose amino-acid sequence MAKKGNRVQVILECTEHKASGERGTSRYITTKNKKNTPDRMEIKKFNSILKKMTVHKEIK is encoded by the coding sequence ATGGCAAAAAAAGGAAACAGAGTTCAGGTAATTTTAGAATGTACGGAGCATAAAGCTTCAGGAGAAAGAGGTACATCTAGATACATTACAACAAAAAACAAAAAGAACACTCCAGATAGAATGGAAATTAAAAAATTCAACTCTATCTTAAAGAAAATGACTGTTCACAAAGAAATTAAATAA
- a CDS encoding alpha/beta hydrolase-fold protein, translating into MIKKSFTLICILFFFSGFSQKLIEKNLVSDILGTTRNLKIYLPKGYEKEDAKNYPLAVVFDAEYLFDAYVGNSVLFAAKDKAPKQIVVGISMGKTRKKDTYFNTNNGNLTASNTAFYQFVRDEVIFYMESNYRTSPFISLVGEGTSANLISHYLSESLPIINSYICINPTFSDFVGQQFQSYNLTKFQKEDNTFYLYTNNSTSFSAKKQTKIGELQTGLSSLKLKNFNIINDTIATSSSVSAMSEAIPRAINKIFEIYSAISKEEFEKNIKDLSPLDAISYLENKYLEIEFLFGSNLGIRERDIYAVESIIIEKENGDQLREFGKMILKLFPSSPLGDYYIGRYYESGKQIKKALKYYKIGYGKMDPADPNSDAFYENILRLGGM; encoded by the coding sequence ATGATAAAGAAATCGTTCACCCTAATATGTATACTTTTTTTCTTTAGTGGATTTTCACAAAAATTAATTGAAAAAAACTTAGTATCAGACATATTAGGAACTACAAGAAACCTTAAAATTTATTTACCAAAAGGGTATGAAAAAGAGGATGCTAAAAACTACCCTCTTGCTGTTGTCTTTGATGCAGAATACTTATTTGACGCTTATGTTGGCAACTCCGTTTTATTTGCGGCAAAAGACAAAGCGCCAAAACAAATTGTTGTAGGTATTTCTATGGGGAAAACCAGAAAAAAAGACACGTATTTTAATACAAACAATGGTAATTTAACAGCAAGCAATACTGCTTTTTATCAATTTGTAAGAGATGAAGTTATTTTTTACATGGAAAGTAACTACAGAACTTCTCCTTTTATTTCTTTAGTAGGAGAAGGAACTTCCGCTAATTTAATTAGTCATTATTTAAGTGAATCTCTTCCGATTATCAATTCATACATCTGTATCAATCCAACTTTTTCAGATTTTGTAGGACAACAATTTCAGTCTTATAATTTAACAAAATTCCAAAAAGAAGATAATACCTTTTATTTGTACACGAATAATTCCACTTCCTTTTCAGCAAAAAAGCAAACTAAAATTGGGGAATTACAAACAGGTTTATCATCTCTTAAATTAAAGAATTTTAATATTATAAATGATACTATTGCAACTTCGAGTAGTGTTTCTGCGATGAGTGAAGCAATTCCGAGAGCTATTAATAAAATCTTTGAAATTTATTCTGCAATTTCAAAAGAAGAATTTGAGAAAAATATAAAAGACCTCTCTCCTCTTGATGCTATTTCTTATTTAGAAAATAAATATTTAGAAATTGAGTTCCTTTTTGGAAGTAATTTAGGAATTAGAGAACGTGATATTTACGCTGTAGAAAGTATAATTATTGAAAAGGAAAACGGAGATCAATTACGTGAGTTTGGTAAAATGATTTTAAAATTATTTCCGAGTTCTCCTTTAGGTGATTACTATATTGGTAGATATTATGAAAGTGGAAAACAAATTAAAAAAGCCTTAAAATACTATAAAATCGGGTATGGAAAAATGGATCCTGCTGACCCAAATTCTGACGCTTTTTATGAAAATATTTTAAGACTTGGTGGAATGTAA
- a CDS encoding fumarylacetoacetate hydrolase family protein, with protein MKIICIGRNYAKHIEELANERPENPVVFLKPDSAILPRKNPFFIPPFSDDVHYEVEVLVKINKVGKHIDAKFAHKYYDEVGLGIDFTARDVQAKCKEKGLPWEKAKAFDGSAVVGEFYPKEQFDLENLKFQLYKNDEIVQDGNTNAMLWTTDELISYVSQYFTLKKGDIIFTGTPAGVGKVVENDVLKGIIEGKEAFNIRVK; from the coding sequence ATGAAAATAATCTGTATTGGGCGCAACTACGCAAAACATATAGAAGAATTGGCAAATGAAAGACCAGAAAATCCTGTTGTTTTTTTAAAGCCAGATTCTGCTATTTTACCAAGGAAAAATCCGTTTTTTATTCCGCCATTTTCTGATGATGTTCATTATGAAGTAGAGGTTTTGGTGAAAATTAATAAAGTTGGTAAACATATAGATGCAAAGTTTGCACATAAATATTATGATGAAGTTGGTTTAGGAATCGATTTTACAGCAAGAGATGTACAAGCAAAATGTAAAGAAAAAGGATTGCCTTGGGAAAAAGCAAAAGCATTTGATGGAAGTGCAGTTGTAGGAGAGTTTTATCCGAAGGAACAATTCGATTTAGAAAATTTAAAGTTTCAATTATATAAGAATGATGAAATTGTTCAAGACGGAAACACAAATGCTATGTTGTGGACTACCGATGAACTAATTTCTTATGTTTCTCAATATTTTACCTTAAAAAAAGGAGATATTATTTTTACAGGAACGCCAGCAGGAGTTGGAAAAGTTGTAGAGAATGATGTTTTAAAAGGTATTATTGAAGGAAAAGAGGCTTTTAATATTAGAGTTAAATAA
- the rpmB gene encoding 50S ribosomal protein L28, translating into MSRVCELTGKKAMVGNNVSHALNRTKRKFDANLMTKRFYIPEEDKWITLKVSASALKNINRKGISAVIKEARVNGFLTK; encoded by the coding sequence ATGTCTAGAGTTTGTGAATTAACAGGAAAAAAAGCAATGGTTGGGAACAATGTTTCTCATGCCTTAAATAGAACCAAGAGAAAGTTTGACGCTAATCTAATGACCAAGCGTTTTTACATTCCAGAAGAAGATAAATGGATTACTTTAAAAGTATCTGCATCAGCTTTAAAAAATATAAACAGAAAAGGTATTTCTGCAGTTATAAAAGAAGCTAGAGTTAACGGATTTTTAACTAAATAA
- a CDS encoding 1,4-dihydroxy-2-naphthoyl-CoA synthase, with product MIQPEWKTVKEYEDITYSKCNGVARIAFNRPNVRNAFRPKTTKELYDAFYDAGEDVNIGVVLLSAEGPSTKDGVYSFCSGGDQKARGHQGYVGDDGYHRLNILEVQRLIRFMPKAVIAVVPGWAVGGGHSLHVVCDLTLASKEHAIFKQTDADVTSFDGGYGSAYLAKMVGQKRAREIFFLGRNYSAQEAYDMGMVNAVIPHDELESTAYEWAQEILEKSPTSIKMLKFAMNLTDDGMVGQQVFAGEATRLAYMTDEAKEGRDAFLEKRKPNFPKKWIP from the coding sequence ATGATACAACCCGAGTGGAAAACTGTGAAAGAATACGAAGATATTACGTATTCTAAATGCAATGGAGTTGCTAGAATAGCGTTTAACAGACCAAATGTTAGAAACGCTTTTAGGCCTAAAACTACCAAAGAATTATATGATGCTTTTTATGATGCTGGCGAAGATGTAAACATTGGAGTTGTACTACTTTCTGCGGAAGGACCAAGTACAAAAGACGGAGTGTACTCTTTCTGTTCTGGTGGAGATCAAAAAGCACGTGGTCATCAAGGTTATGTTGGTGATGATGGCTATCACAGACTAAATATATTAGAAGTTCAACGTTTAATTCGATTTATGCCAAAAGCAGTAATTGCTGTGGTTCCTGGTTGGGCAGTTGGTGGCGGACATAGTTTACACGTTGTTTGCGATTTAACTTTGGCTTCTAAAGAACATGCTATTTTTAAACAAACAGATGCAGATGTAACTTCTTTTGATGGAGGTTATGGTTCTGCTTATTTGGCAAAAATGGTTGGGCAAAAAAGAGCAAGAGAAATTTTCTTTTTAGGAAGAAATTATTCAGCGCAAGAAGCGTATGATATGGGAATGGTAAATGCTGTGATTCCTCATGACGAATTAGAGTCTACTGCTTATGAATGGGCACAAGAAATTTTAGAAAAATCGCCAACATCAATAAAAATGTTGAAATTCGCAATGAATTTAACGGATGATGGAATGGTTGGTCAGCAAGTTTTTGCTGGTGAAGCAACTCGTTTGGCATATATGACTGATGAAGCAAAAGAAGGAAGAGATGCTTTTCTTGAAAAAAGAAAACCAAACTTTCCTAAAAAATGGATACCATAG
- a CDS encoding DUF4295 domain-containing protein translates to MAKKTVASLQTSSKRLSKAIKMIKSPKTGAYTFVESIMQPEKVNDFLAKK, encoded by the coding sequence ATGGCAAAGAAAACAGTAGCATCGTTACAGACATCTTCAAAAAGATTAAGTAAAGCTATCAAAATGATAAAATCTCCAAAAACAGGAGCTTACACTTTTGTAGAATCAATCATGCAACCAGAAAAAGTAAACGACTTTTTAGCTAAAAAGTAA